One Salvelinus fontinalis isolate EN_2023a chromosome 22, ASM2944872v1, whole genome shotgun sequence genomic window, TTTGTCTAAATCAACCTTTGGACAGGTAAATATATCCGTGTTGGACTGGTGAAAGACATGGAGGGATAGGCTGGcctgagatagagaggtagaaagaaagaTAGACTGACCAGCAATGGAGGGGTAGAAGTCTTTGAAGTCTTTGACCTCCCTGGCTCCTTCTGAAGCAGCCAGACATTCATCATAGACCTTGAAGAAATCCCTTAGAGCCAGCTCCATGTCTGACACTGAGGTACGGTAGTTATCACCGTTATACGCCCGCACCGCTCGCACAAACAACATctggaacaacaacacacacacacattgatacaGATACACAACATTACGACAAGTTAATTTGAACTATTGAACTAGATTAGACCAGGGCTCAGGGCTCAGATTAGCccagggctcctgagtggtgcagcggtctaaggcactgcatctcagtgctacagaccctggttcgattccaggctgtatcacaatcggccgtgattgggattcccatagggcggcgcacaattggcccagcatcgtccgggtttggccggggtaggccgtcattgtaaataagaatttgttctacatgacttgcctagttaaataaaggttaaataaataaatacaatgacCAGATTTTATTCACCAGAGCACAAGCTGCGTCTGTGCAACACTACATAGCTCCCTAAACCAGCCCAACTGAGACCCCCGACAATTGTCCTAAAGAGAAAGTGGCTACGGTCCATGTGTTGTCTTAGAGCTCTGAAAGCCGTTACATCCCCCTGTGACTCCAGTCTGGTCCCCTAATCACCTCTAACCCCAGCCATGGAGAGAAGTGTACGTGCGTGTTTGCATccatgtgtatgcgtgtgtgtgtgtgtgtatgcgtgtgtgtgtacctcgtaGGACTTGGTCTCCAGGTCTGTGAGGTGTTCCTCAGCTCCAGGTAGAGTCCTGTAGTAGGCCATGTTCCTCTGCATCATCTCATCATCAGGGTGCTTCAGGAGGAAGGTGTGGGCAGCAGACACTGCCTTGGCCAGGTTATcagactgggggagagaggagacagttatacgcacacacacacacaaactgaggcAGACAGGTTCACACACAAAACAGAGGCAGGCATAtagagtggggagaacaagtatttgatacactgccgattttgcaggttttcctacttacaaagcatgtagaggtctgtaatttttatcataggtacacttcaactgtgagagacggaatctaaaacaaaaacccagaaaatcacattgtatgtttttaagtaattaatttgcattttattgcatgacataagtatttgatacatcagaaaagcagaacttaatatttggtacagaaacctttgtttgcaattacagagatcatacgtttcctgtagttcttgaccaggtttgcacacactgcagcagggattttggcccactcctccatacagaccttctccagatccttcaggtttcggggctgtcgctgggcaatacggactttcagctcctttcagctccgtaagaagcatctcaaggtcctggactggctaggccactccaggaccttgagatgcttcttacggagccactccttagttgccctggctgtgtgtttcgggtcgttgtcatgctggaagacccatccacgacccatcttcaatgctcttactgagggaaggaggttgttggccaagatctcgcaatacatggccccatccatcctcccctcaatacggtgcagtcgtcctcccctttgcagaaaagcatcccaaaagaatgatgtttccacctccatgcttcacggttgggatggtgttcttggggttgtactcatccatcttcttcctccaaacacggcgaatgtagtttagaccaaaaagctctatttttgtctcatcagaccacatgaccttctaccattcctcctctggatcatccagatggtcattggcaaacttcagacgggcctggacatgcgctggcttgagcagggggaccttgcgtgcgctgcaggattttaatcgatgacggcgtagtgtgttactaatggttttctttgagactgtggtcccagctctcttcaggccATTGACCAgatcctgccgtgtagttctgggctgatccctcacattCCTTATGATCATTGTTGCCCCACGAGgtaagatcttgcatggagccccagaccgagggtgattgaccgtcatcttgaacttccattttctaataattgcgccaacagttgttgccttctcaccaagctgcttgcctattgtcctgtagcccatcccagccttgtgcaggtctacaattttatccctgatgtccttacacagctctctggtcttgaccattgtggagaggttggagtctgtttgattgagtgtgtggacaggtgcagttaatacaggtaatgagtggagaacaggagggcttcttaaagaaaaactaacaggtctgtgagagccggaattcttactggttggtaggtgatcaaatagttatgtcatgcaataaaatgcaaattaattacttaaaaatcatacaatgtgattttctggatttttgttttcgattccgtctctcacagttgaagtgtacctatgataaaaattacagacctctacatgctttgtaagtaggaaaacctgcaaaatcggcagtttctcaaatacttgttctccccactgtacatacacacacacacaggctactcATATAAAGTGAACAAAAGCACAGGACCCTCTTCCTTAGTTTAGCCTCCCCCTTCCCCGTGCATGTCGTGGCACGTATAATGACATCACATCCTCGCGAGAGAACACATTACTCAATAGAGTACAGTAGCATAACAGAGTGCAGAGTGCTTGTAAACTACACAGTTCTAAAAGTTATTGAAAACACACAATTTGTTTGATATAAAATACAACTTAGAAAGTACTTTTTTAAATACCAAATGCATTCAGTTATATTAGTTTTGAGAAACAGGCAGCTCGTCCACAGATTTAAATTAACCCTCTCCTGCTCCATAGAAAATACAaattaaatacaaaatatatactgCAGAGAGCCGCACTGATTTCATTCTCTCTCAAAGTGATTTCACTCACTTTGAAGTAGGCGAACTGCAGGTATTTATAAGGTTCCCGTTTCTCGAACTCCTCCACGGTGTCCCGGCTGGGCATGGTCTGTCTGAAGGCGGGCAGCCCCTGTTTGCACCGCTTGAGACACTGCGCCCTCTTCATAACGTTACCGAACACACGCAGCTCCGGGAAGTCGGTAAACTTCTCCTCGTTGTCCAGCCGCACAGAGCTGCAGTTGAGGTTGCAGAAGGCCTCGCTGTCCCTGAGCAGCCGGTACAACCGAAGAGAGACCTCGAGATAGTCAACTGTCTCCTGCCATTTCTCTCCGGTGTACTGGTCCAGCGCGTATTTATACGCGGAGTCTAGCGGCATTAGTTCATGACGCGGAAAACTCCTGAAGCTGTATTTCTCGTATTGACAGAAGACTATTGTAACGGAAACCGCGAATAGAAGCAGAGAGATTAGCGGAGTGCTGGAGGTTGCCATCTTTAGTTTTTGTGTAGAGGTGGGACGGCTGGGCTACGtctctactctattctgctctcTGTGCCGTGCGAGGGTGGGACAGGGACCGCCTCTACCCCCACCACGTATCCGGATACAACTCTCCCTCCCCTGGCTGCTCTGGGCAGGGTGACGGGGTGAGGGGTGGCGAACCACCGGGGCTCCATGCACCTCCCCCCAAATCAGTGTTGTTCTAGAGAGATCTGGGAGTAACATGGGTTGGTAAAATCAGACCACTGCACTAGTTTACACTGCACTATTTTACATCAAACTACATGTAAACGATTGCAAAAGTCACAGATCAAGTTAAGGAGTGATTTCCATTTGTGGCCCTCTAGACTAGATGCCAAATGGCCACACAATGTAATGTGATTAATCTGACGCAGCGACAATGAGAAGTAGCCTAGTGAAACGGCTTGTTCAGTAGTAGACTTTGGAGAGTCTGCTGCCTATACCTATCTATATCTACCtttctatttttatatttatgttCGGCTATGTATGTTTTATAAACGTGTTGGTTATGTTATATAAAACGTGTATATTCTTGTATAGGCCTATCACCCACTAATTAGGGTTGTCTCTGTAGCCTACAGTCTTCCCCCTCCCCTGCCACGTCGAGAcattccagagagagagaggttcacacacagaaacaccccCTGAAAAACTCAGACACTGTTCCACCGCCACTCCATAGCCAAGCCTTGTGTAATAGCCCTATAGACTGTACATGTGTGAATGAATGTAAACGAGGCCTATTCTACAGTAGTAGTTTGTGTTTGTTGGTCTTGCGTTGGGGATGTAGTTTATTTGGTCTCTAGCTGTGACTATAGGCCCTCCGTTTGGCGTTTCCACGTCTACATATCTGCTGTGCGCTACTGCGCCTGCGTCATACGTGGTACCCAAATCCTCCCATTCAATTCAATCCCGGACAGGGATCAAGGGAAGAAGACAAGAACTGGAAGCAGAAGACCAGAGGAATCGGAACAATCgggggaaaagagaaagagaaagagagcgatatcaaCCGTTACAAGTCACGGTTATCCACCCTACTTTTTGTCGGTAAAGGAGAGGCGTGTAAAGATGAACCAGTGCGTGCACGGGATGATATATTTGGCGGTTCTGGTGGCGTTTGCCGCCTGTGACGCCCCTCCGGTACCGTTAGATGACATCGTGATTGAGAAAACGTTCGTGCCGGAGCAGTGCGTGCGCGCTGTGAAAGTAGGGGATTATGTTCGTTACCATTATAACGGCATGTTCCCCGATGGAAAGAAATTTGACTCCAGGTAAAAAAGTTTTTATTTTCCACTCTTCTCCACTCCTGCAGTTCCTGCACGCAGTTCACGTTGCAGAGTAGCGTGCACGTCAATAAACTCAAGCGTGCGTTTCATTAGCGGGTCGGACCAAACAGCCACGCAGGCAGAGAGAACGAGAGCCCCCATTCactaaaagagagagggagactctTCATGCAGTCTCCAAGTCTGAGCTAAATAATTTGTGAAACTATATTTTCACTCCAGAGAAAACAACTATATTCTGCTACTAAATACACCGGGTGATAATATATGGTTCGTTAACCAACTGCAAGGACGTACACATGTAGGCCTTCCTGGCCTACTCTAGAGCATGCACACACAGGTAGCATATAGTCTActggtgtgtgagtgtatgtcaCGTATGGCCAGCAGAGTGAtcatgtaaaataaaaaaaatactacaaATATTCATTCATTAATGTAAACCCTTGGGCAGAAAGAGACCAGTAGGCCCAACAAGTAATGTGCGTGGCAGAATTGAGATACAGTTGGCCAGTGTAGCAGGCTAGGCCTAGTGATACGACATGTTAACCACAGTCTCACCACAGCCAACCAAGTACTATTGTCTGGACAGAGAGATACATGACCGAATGACTGAGTGAGTGAATCAGTGAAGTAAGTGAGTGAATGAATACATGATTGAATACATGAACGAATGGACATTTTTCCCTTGTTTCTTGTCTTTCTGTCTTTTTGGTTGAGATGTTGGCAGCTCTCATAACGTGTGTGTGTTGCAGCTATGACCGCAGTAGCACCTACAATGTGTATGTGGGTAAGAAGCAGCTGATTGAAGGGATGGACAGAGCTCTGGTAGGGATGTGTGTCAACGAGAGACGACTGGTCAAGATTCCCCCACAACTGGCCTACGGGAAGGAAGGATACGGTAAGTTCATAATATAGATTTTAACATTAATATACATCATATAATGGAGTTTTAGCATATAATTGAGGTTTGGGAGCAAAGACATCTCAACTCCTCCCCTATAACCAATCAATAACTATATTTATACTTACCTGTTCTACCTGTGTGTTTTGCGTGTAACATAAAACATAGCAAATAACTTAGTTGATAATATAGCTTATAACATGGTTATAGACATTGTTGTCTCTTGTCTGTTTGATTAATAGTGCAGCTGCACAGgtagcagtgtgtgtgggtggttggatctgtgtttttgtgtgtttttaggtttgtgtgtgtgtgtgtgtgtgtgtgtgtgtgtagaagctgGTGT contains:
- the crtap gene encoding cartilage-associated protein — encoded protein: MATSSTPLISLLLFAVSVTIVFCQYEKYSFRSFPRHELMPLDSAYKYALDQYTGEKWQETVDYLEVSLRLYRLLRDSEAFCNLNCSSVRLDNEEKFTDFPELRVFGNVMKRAQCLKRCKQGLPAFRQTMPSRDTVEEFEKREPYKYLQFAYFKSDNLAKAVSAAHTFLLKHPDDEMMQRNMAYYRTLPGAEEHLTDLETKSYEMLFVRAVRAYNGDNYRTSVSDMELALRDFFKVYDECLAASEGAREVKDFKDFYPSIADHYTEVLERKVRCEAELTPVVGGFIVEKFVATMYHYLQFAYYKLNDLKNAVPCVTSYMLFDPSDEVMKNNVVYYQYHRDKYGLSDEDFLPRSEAVRYLNQTTMQLEMLEFSRQHLASDDEGEVMEFLDEFLDA